AAAGGAGCTTTGCCAAACGGAGCGTTTCCTCCGCCCCCTTCTGAAACGGCCCGGTGCAGTCGCGCCCGTCTTTTGCCGCGGCTCTGCCATCCCTGAGTTCCACAGGCGGCCGGGGCGTCGGAAGGCCGCCCAGCTGCTCCGGGCAGACCGGGATCAGACTGTGGAAACGCGCGAGCCGCAGGACCCTTTCATCCGCGCATCCCGTTCCGTTGTACCGGCAGGCGGTTCCCAAAAGGCACGCGCTGACCAGCAGATTCATCGATCGTCCTTCCTTTCCCAAAAGTGCCGCACAAAGCTGCACGGCACCTTTTTTACGGATGCTTGATAAAGGTTCCCTCTTCCAGCTCCTGAAACGCAAGCTCCAGCTCTTCCCGGGTATTCATGACGATCGGCCCGCCCCACGAAACGGGCTCGTGAAGGGGTTTCCCGGAAAAGAAGATCACCCTGGAATCGGAATCCGGGGGCGCGCCGACGCAGATGCGATCCCCCTCCCCGAACAGCACCGCCGTTTTTTCCGGAACAGTGCGCCCGGAAATCAGAGCCTGTCCCACAATGGAAAACACGAACACGGTCTCCTCCGGAGGAGTTACGATATCCAGTTTTTCCCCGCGGGGAAGCCTGATATCGTAAAGGGATGCCGGAATGTGGGGCGGCTTCACCCCGGAAACGCCGGAAAAGGAGCCGGAAATCACCCGGATTTCCGCATTGCCCTCGCGGGCCGTCCCCATCCGGTCCGGCGTGATATCAAAATAGGCCGGAGCCGTCATCTTTTCCGTCCGGGGCAGGTTCAGCCAAAGCTGGAACCCGAGCATCCGTTCGGAAGGCTTCGGCATTTCCTGATGCAGGATCCCGCTCCCCGCGGTCATCCACTGGCTCTTCCCCGCATCGATCGCGCCCTTGTTTCCAAGGCTGTCCTCGTGTTCGATCCTGCCGGAAATCAGATAGGTGATCGTCTCGATCCCGCGGTGGGGATGCATCGGAAATCCCGCGATATAATCCCCGGGATCGGTGGAGTCAAACGAATCCAGCATCAGAAACGGATCGAAGTCCTCCACATCCCGGTTGCTCAGCACACGAACCAGGTGCACCCCGGCCCCATCCACCGTTTCCCGGCCCCGCACCATTTTCAGAATTTTTCTTTCTGCCATTTCAGCACCGCCTTTCTCTTCGTTTCAAAGGTCCGCCCTCATTGTAGCAGAAAGGGATACCATTATGCAAGATGGGATTTTGAAACTGCCGCCCCGACGTTTCTGGTCGCGACCACGTCGCTGCCGAGGCCGAGAACATCCGGGATCACCACCTGTCCGATTGCGACGGGAGCCCGCAGGCGCACTTTTTTGATCTGTTCCATCACCGGGAAAATCCGAGAAATCGGGACCGGTTTTGTCAGGCGGACGCTTGCGAGCGGAAGCTCTCCGTTCAAAACCAGCACCGAGCTCGCTATGGTGCGCATCGGGCTGACCGTTTCCTGCCACGCGTATTTTTCCCCGCGCCGGCAGCCTGCCCCTTTGACGGAAACGGGCTTTCCATCCTTCGTCTCCACTTGGATCGCACAGCCCCTGGGGCAGATGATGCAAGTCATCGTTTTCAGCACTTCACCTTCACCTCCAGATCCCCATCCGGCGCGAGCACGCTCTGCGGCACCGAAACCTGAACCATTTCCGCCGGATTGACGTTTCCCTTTCGGGGCGACGACACAATCACTTTTCCGTTCTGGATCACCTGGATGGCGCAGTCCCGAAACGGGCGGCTCACTCGCAGGGAAATCCTGACGTCTTTTTTTCCGCTGATTTTCTGCGGGACCGTGTTCCCCATCCCGTCCCCACAGGAGATGTTCAGGCGGCATGGCGGAAGGCTGCCCGATTTGATGTATTCGGCCACAGCGCCGGCCGTCCTCTCCGCTTCCAGAGAGACAAAATCGACCAGGTCGTGAACGTGCAGGACATTCCCCGCGGAAAAGATTCCCTCGACCCCGGTACGGAAATACTCGTCGACCACCGCGCCCTGCGTATGGCCGTCGAGCGTCACGCCCGCCCTGCGGGAAAGCTCGTTTTCCGGGATCAGGCCAACCGAAAGGATCAGCGTATCGCAGGGATACTCCCGTTCCGTGCCGGGGATCGGCCTGCGCCGTTCATCCACCCGGCTCACCGTGACGCCCGTCAGCCGCTCCCGGCCGTGGATTTCCGTCACCGTATGGCTCAGATAAAGCGGGATGTTGTAATCGATCAGGCACTGCTGGATATTGCGGGGCAGCCCGCTGGGATACGGCTGAATCTCGAACACGGCCTTGACGTTCGCCCCTTCCAGGGTCATGCGCCGCGCCATGATCATGCCGATGTCCCCGGAGCCGAGGATCACGACGTCTTTTCCGACCATGGTGTTGTAAAGGTTGAGATAAGCCTGAGCGACCCCCGCCGTGAACACACCGGCCGGCCTCTCGCCGGGGATCGCGAGGGCGCCTCTGGTACGCTCGCGGCATCCCATGGTAAGAATGACCGCCCTTGCCCGGTACCTGACCAGCCCGCCGCGCGAAACAGCCGTCACTTCCCGCTGCGGGGAAACGGAGATCACCATGGTGTCCGTGCGGCAGTCGATTCCCAGCCGCCCGGCCTCTTCCTGAAACCGCGCGGCATATTCCGGGCCGGAAAGGCTCTCCCCGAACCGGGTCAGCCCGAAGCCGTCGTGGATGCACTGGCGCAGGATTCCCCCTGACGTTTTCTCGCGCTCCAGCACCAGAATATCCTGAATTCCCTGCCTGCGCAGCTCCGTCGCCGCGGCCAGCCCCGCCGGGCCGCCGCCTATGATCACGACGTCTTTTGGAATGGATCTCATTTTCTGACCTCCCCGGTAAACAGATTGGAATGCGGGCGCGAATAAAGAAGCTTTTCGGCCGGAATCCCGAGCTCATCCCGGATCATCTGCGCGACCCTCATCTGACAGTATCCGCCCTGGCATCTTCCCATCATGCAGCGGGTCCGGTATTTGATCCCCGTCATGGTCGAGACGCCGAGCGGGTTGCGAATCGCCTGAAGGATCTCCGCGCGCGTCACCGTTTCGCACCGGCAGACCACTTCCCCGTAATCCGGATTTTCCTGAATCAAACGCTCCTTTTTCTCATCCGGCTGCTCGGAAAAGCGTGTGATCCCCTTCCTGCTCGGGTCAAAATCCTTTTTGGCGGTCAGCGGCTCCCGCTGCCCGATCAGCTTCACCACGCGGCGCGCGATGGGCAGGGCGGCGGTGAGCCCCGGGGATTCGATCCCCACCAGGTTCACGGCGTGCGGCGCCGCATCGTCGCGCACCTCTATGACAAAATCCTGCACCGTTCCGTTTTCGTCCACCCATTTGGGAAGGATTCCGGAATAATTGCGGATATAATCCTTCTTCCGGATAAACGGCCAGAGCCTGGATGCGCTCTCCGCCAGCTCTTCCATATTCTTTGCAGGCACGCCGTAATCGGTGAAATCCTTCACGTATTCCGCGTCCGGCCCGACGATGACGTTTCCGTCCACGGTCGGGGTGACGTGAATTCCCATATAGGTGTTGCTGGGGACAGGATAGACCGGCAGCGGGAGCAGCGCGCCCATCCTTTTGTCCAGGATCAGGTAATTCCCTTTGGAGCCCGCGATGCGGTAGCCGGTGATGCCGAGCATTTCGGATATGACGCCGCAGCCGAGCCCCGCGCTGTTGACCACCCAGCGGGTGCGGAACTCCCCGCGCGGCGTTTCGACCGTATAGCTTTGGTCCGCTTCGCGCCGGACCCCGGTCACCTCGTGGCAGAAGAAAAATTCGGCGCCGTTCTGCCGGGCGTTTTCCGCAAGCGCGATGGTAAACAGAAACGGATTCACGATCCCGCTCATCGGCGAGAACATCGCAAACTCTCCCTGCACGCCGGGGGCAAGCTTTTGAATCGCGCTTTTGTCCACCAGCTCCAGCCCGCGGCACCCGTTGAGCTTTCCGGTCTCCATCGTTTTTTTCAGGCTTTTCAGGTCTTCGCCGGTGTTTCCAACCAGCAGCTTGCCGGTGCGGCGGAACGGGATGTCCAGCTCCTGTGCGGTCCGGTCGAACTCCCGGTTTCCCTCCACGCAGCACTCCGCTTTCAGCGTGCCCGGATCGTAGGCGAAGCCGCCGTGAACGACGCCGGAATTTCTTCCGCTCGTCTCACAGCAGACATCCGGATTTTTTTCCAGCACCCCGATCTTCATCCGGTACCGGGACAGTTCCCGGGCCACCGCGCTGCCCACGACGCCGGATCCGATGATCAATACGTCAAACTGATCTTTCATCATACAGGTTTCCAGGGGGGAACCTCCCCTGGCGTCCTCCTCCTTTTTCAGCTTTATTGATATTTCAGTAATATATCTATAATATACTAATATCAGTATAGGACACAAATTTTCAAAAGTAAAGAAAAACTTTCCGGGCCGTCTTTCCAATGGCTCCGGAAAGCTTTTTTCCTTATCCTTTCACGGCCCCCTGAACCATCCCTTCGACCAGCTGCTTCTGAAAAATGAGGAAAACGACGATGGGCGGAATGATGGTCATCGTGATGACGGCGCCGAGCACCCCGAAGTTCCAGCTGTCGCCCTTCAGCATGGTGAGCGCCACCGAGATGGGCATGGCGCTGTCTTCCGTCGCCAGCGTCTTGCCCATGGTGTATTCCCCCCAGATGCTGTAAAAGGAAAATACGGTGACGATGACAAGGCCGTTCCTCGCGATGGGAAGGATGATGTTGAGCCACGTCCGGAACACGCTGCATCCGTCCATTTCCGCGGATTCCTCCATCTCTTTCGGGATGGCTTTGAAAACCCCCCTCATGATGAACACCGAAAACGGCAGGACGTTCATGACGTTCGGGAAAATCAGGCCCCAGGCGGTATTGAGCAGGCCGAGGTTATACTCCATAATGTAAATGGGGATCAGAAGGGCCGCAAGCGGGAACGTGACCACGAACAGGATGAACGCCATGATGGCCCCGCTGCCTTTAAACGGGAGCTTCGCAAACGCGTACCCGGCCATGGCGCTGCATATCACGGTGATCACGACGCCGAGCACCGTAATGACGACGCTGGTCCGATAATAATTGAGGTATTTTCCCCCTCTGGCAAACACATAGGCGTAGTTGTCCAAGATCGGCCTGTGCGGGAAAAACGTCATGTTGACAGACAGAATCTCCTGCTGGCTTTTCAGCGAGTTGAACAGGCTATAAAAGATCGGGACGACAAAAATCAGGGCGATCAAGGCGAGCAGAAGGTACAAAAAGAACCGGTTGGCTTTTTTGGCGCTCATCTTTCCGCCTCCTCGCTGTTCAGCTTCATATTCAGCAAAGAAAAGAACAGAATCATGCCGCTTAGCACAAAGGCGATGGCCGAAGCATAACCCATGTTGAAATACAGGAACGCATTGTTGTAAATATACATATAAAGGACGAGGGTCGCGTTCCCCGGGCCGCCGTTCGTCATGACCATCGGCTCCACGAACACCTTGAGCGCCGCAATGATCGCCCAGATTCCCGCGACGACATAGGTTTCCTTCAGATTGGGCAGTATGACATAAACCAGCTTCTTCCAGCCCACCGCTCCATCCATATCGGCGGCCTCCAGAACATCGCCGGAGATCGACTGCAGGCCGGAAAGAAACAGGATCGTTTCAAATCCAATGTTGCACCACAGGTTCACCACCAGAATGGAGGACATCGCGCTCCCGGGCTGCGTCAGCCAGGGACGGGCCAGCGCGGGAAGATGGAGGACCGTGCCGAGAAAATAATTGAGAAGGCCGAAATTCTCGGAAAAGATCCAGCTGAACACGATGCACGCCAGCGAAGCCGGCACGACGATCGGCATGAAAACCGCCGTGCGGAACAGCCATGTCCCCTTTTTGCAGAAGAACAGAAGAAGGGCCATGGCAAGGGAAATCACCATCAAAAGGGAAAAATCAAACACGGCGAAAAACAGGGTCGTCTTCATGGCATGGACAAAATCGCTGTCCAGAAACATCTTGGCGTAATTGCTGAAGCCGGTGAATTTCGGAGCACGGTCGTAGATGAAATTGTAATCGGAAAGGCTCAGATACCCGGTGTAAAACAGCGGATAAATCACGAACAGAAAGATAATTAAAAAGCAGGGAAGGACAAACAGAACGCCCCATACGGACTTCTGTCTGGAGCGGGTCCATGTTTTTTTCAAAATATTCCTCACACTCCCTTCAAGGGGGCAGCGGGCGCCCGTCTTTTCGGGCGCCCTTCCTGCCTTTCCCCAGTCCGGATCTTATTTATTGAGAGACTTCACCATATCCTGAAGCTGCTGAACCGTCGTGTCCACGCTGGTTCCCTTGCTCAGGCTGTTCTGAAGGATGGACTGCAGATCCTTGATGAATTTTGCGAGGTCTTTATACACGGGATAGGTAACCGACTTATCGATGGAGTTTTTCAGATTTTTCCAGTCCGGAGCTTCCGCCATCGCGTAATATTCGTTGATGACGGGCAGTTTGCCGTACTGATTCAGCGTGCTTGTCTGCACATGCTCGCCCAGAAGCTGCTCCTGAATGAACTGAACCGCCAGTTCCGCGTTGGGGGAGCATTTCGGCACGATGACGCCGTTGACATAGCCGACGCTGCCGTTCTGGTCCGCCCCGGGAATCGGGAGGACGGAAACATTGTCCTTGCCCAGCGTCTGCCCCGCTTCGATCCATCTGGAGCCGCTTTCCACCAGCATGGCGACCTTTCCGGCCTTATAGCTGTTCCTGCCGGAGTCGTAATCGGCGAAGGTCTCCTGCGAGAATACGCCCTCCTTGACCCCTTTCTGCCAGATGCTCAGAATCTTGCGGAACTCCGGATTGTCAAAGCCCACGCTGATGCCGTCGTCCTGGTACAAGGTCTTGTGGGATGCCTGCAGAACGCCCAGCACGGTTCCGTGGATATCCTTGCCCCACTGGATCGTCGCGCCCTGCTGCACGACCTTGCCGTCCTTCACCTTGTGCAGCTTCTTTGCAAACTCATAGAACTCTTCCCAGTCCTTCGGGGCAAGGGGTTTCCCCTCTTTGTCGACCAGGCCGGCTTCCTTGAACATTTTCGTGTTGATGTTGATCGCCGTGATTTCCGAAATCACCGGAATCACATACTGCTTGTCATGCAGCCTGCTCATTTCAATCGCGGAGGGGACGAATTTGCTTTTGTCAAAATTGCTGAAGAAATTCAGGTCCTTGTCAAAATCATAAATCAGGTCTTTGCCGATGAACTGTTCCGCAAAGGAGGCGCCGTCGATCATGACGAGGTCGACCGGCGTTTCCCCTTTCATCCAATTGATCGAATAGTTGGAAACGACCGTTGGGTCCGCATAGGTCTGGATTTCCACCTTCACATCCGGATGATCCTTCATAAAAGCCTTGGCGGCGTCTTCCAGGAATATTTTGGTCACCTGCCAGGATTCTCCCCCGACCCGCAGCACCTTTGATCCGGAGCCGGAGCCTGCCGGCTGAGAGCCTGCGGCGGGCTCGGTCTTTCCGCAGGAGGTGAGCGACAGCACAAGGGCGGACGCCAGCAGCGCGCAGAAAAAGCGTTTCATTCCATTGACCTCTTTTCTTTTTTGATTTTATTGCAAACCGTCTTACCGGTATTGCGCCAAAACATCCCCTCCGCACAGGGAAGCGGAATCCTGATCCAGGAACAGATGCCAGTCACCGTGCGCGCGCAAAAGCGTGGCGGGAATCAGATTGGTTGTTTTTTCGGCGGAAAGAGTTCGATAAACCGCCTCGGCCTTTTCCGAATGGGGAACGCTGGAAACGATGCACCCGCACTGCATGATGCGGTACGGCGTCATGGAAACGGCGACGCGGG
This window of the Ruminococcaceae bacterium BL-6 genome carries:
- a CDS encoding Purine-nucleoside phosphorylase → MNLLVSACLLGTACRYNGTGCADERVLRLARFHSLIPVCPEQLGGLPTPRPPVELRDGRAAAKDGRDCTGPFQKGAEETLRLAKLLCCGAAVLKSRSPSCGCGRIYDGTFSGKLVPGNGVTVQKLLEAGIAVCSEDECGKLIP
- a CDS encoding Pirin-like protein CC_0481, translated to MAERKILKMVRGRETVDGAGVHLVRVLSNRDVEDFDPFLMLDSFDSTDPGDYIAGFPMHPHRGIETITYLISGRIEHEDSLGNKGAIDAGKSQWMTAGSGILHQEMPKPSERMLGFQLWLNLPRTEKMTAPAYFDITPDRMGTAREGNAEIRVISGSFSGVSGVKPPHIPASLYDIRLPRGEKLDIVTPPEETVFVFSIVGQALISGRTVPEKTAVLFGEGDRICVGAPPDSDSRVIFFSGKPLHEPVSWGGPIVMNTREELELAFQELEEGTFIKHP
- a CDS encoding Molybdopterin oxidoreductase; translation: MLKTMTCIICPRGCAIQVETKDGKPVSVKGAGCRRGEKYAWQETVSPMRTIASSVLVLNGELPLASVRLTKPVPISRIFPVMEQIKKVRLRAPVAIGQVVIPDVLGLGSDVVATRNVGAAVSKSHLA
- a CDS encoding FAD-dependent oxidoreductase, with amino-acid sequence MRSIPKDVVIIGGGPAGLAAATELRRQGIQDILVLEREKTSGGILRQCIHDGFGLTRFGESLSGPEYAARFQEEAGRLGIDCRTDTMVISVSPQREVTAVSRGGLVRYRARAVILTMGCRERTRGALAIPGERPAGVFTAGVAQAYLNLYNTMVGKDVVILGSGDIGMIMARRMTLEGANVKAVFEIQPYPSGLPRNIQQCLIDYNIPLYLSHTVTEIHGRERLTGVTVSRVDERRRPIPGTEREYPCDTLILSVGLIPENELSRRAGVTLDGHTQGAVVDEYFRTGVEGIFSAGNVLHVHDLVDFVSLEAERTAGAVAEYIKSGSLPPCRLNISCGDGMGNTVPQKISGKKDVRISLRVSRPFRDCAIQVIQNGKVIVSSPRKGNVNPAEMVQVSVPQSVLAPDGDLEVKVKC
- a CDS encoding FAD/NAD(P)-binding oxidoreductase; this translates as MERRPGKFFFTFENLCPILILVYYRYITEISIKLKKEEDARGGSPLETCMMKDQFDVLIIGSGVVGSAVARELSRYRMKIGVLEKNPDVCCETSGRNSGVVHGGFAYDPGTLKAECCVEGNREFDRTAQELDIPFRRTGKLLVGNTGEDLKSLKKTMETGKLNGCRGLELVDKSAIQKLAPGVQGEFAMFSPMSGIVNPFLFTIALAENARQNGAEFFFCHEVTGVRREADQSYTVETPRGEFRTRWVVNSAGLGCGVISEMLGITGYRIAGSKGNYLILDKRMGALLPLPVYPVPSNTYMGIHVTPTVDGNVIVGPDAEYVKDFTDYGVPAKNMEELAESASRLWPFIRKKDYIRNYSGILPKWVDENGTVQDFVIEVRDDAAPHAVNLVGIESPGLTAALPIARRVVKLIGQREPLTAKKDFDPSRKGITRFSEQPDEKKERLIQENPDYGEVVCRCETVTRAEILQAIRNPLGVSTMTGIKYRTRCMMGRCQGGYCQMRVAQMIRDELGIPAEKLLYSRPHSNLFTGEVRK
- a CDS encoding Carbohydrate ABC transporter permease; the protein is MSAKKANRFFLYLLLALIALIFVVPIFYSLFNSLKSQQEILSVNMTFFPHRPILDNYAYVFARGGKYLNYYRTSVVITVLGVVITVICSAMAGYAFAKLPFKGSGAIMAFILFVVTFPLAALLIPIYIMEYNLGLLNTAWGLIFPNVMNVLPFSVFIMRGVFKAIPKEMEESAEMDGCSVFRTWLNIILPIARNGLVIVTVFSFYSIWGEYTMGKTLATEDSAMPISVALTMLKGDSWNFGVLGAVITMTIIPPIVVFLIFQKQLVEGMVQGAVKG
- a CDS encoding putative ABC transporter permease protein YurN (Evidence 3 : Putative function from multiple computational evidences), with translation MKKTWTRSRQKSVWGVLFVLPCFLIIFLFVIYPLFYTGYLSLSDYNFIYDRAPKFTGFSNYAKMFLDSDFVHAMKTTLFFAVFDFSLLMVISLAMALLLFFCKKGTWLFRTAVFMPIVVPASLACIVFSWIFSENFGLLNYFLGTVLHLPALARPWLTQPGSAMSSILVVNLWCNIGFETILFLSGLQSISGDVLEAADMDGAVGWKKLVYVILPNLKETYVVAGIWAIIAALKVFVEPMVMTNGGPGNATLVLYMYIYNNAFLYFNMGYASAIAFVLSGMILFFSLLNMKLNSEEAER
- a CDS encoding conserved exported protein of unknown function (Evidence 4 : Unknown function but conserved in other organisms); its protein translation is MKRFFCALLASALVLSLTSCGKTEPAAGSQPAGSGSGSKVLRVGGESWQVTKIFLEDAAKAFMKDHPDVKVEIQTYADPTVVSNYSINWMKGETPVDLVMIDGASFAEQFIGKDLIYDFDKDLNFFSNFDKSKFVPSAIEMSRLHDKQYVIPVISEITAININTKMFKEAGLVDKEGKPLAPKDWEEFYEFAKKLHKVKDGKVVQQGATIQWGKDIHGTVLGVLQASHKTLYQDDGISVGFDNPEFRKILSIWQKGVKEGVFSQETFADYDSGRNSYKAGKVAMLVESGSRWIEAGQTLGKDNVSVLPIPGADQNGSVGYVNGVIVPKCSPNAELAVQFIQEQLLGEHVQTSTLNQYGKLPVINEYYAMAEAPDWKNLKNSIDKSVTYPVYKDLAKFIKDLQSILQNSLSKGTSVDTTVQQLQDMVKSLNK